The Streptomyces spororaveus genome includes a region encoding these proteins:
- a CDS encoding PIG-L deacetylase family protein: MTEQPDQQPALQPMPADWTRALAVVAHPDDLEYGCAAAIAHWTDGGREFVYLLATRGEAGIDSIAPAECGPLREAEQRASAAVVGVSEVEFLDYHDGVIEYGLDLRRDIAAAIRRHRPELIVTLNHRDTWGGAQGGGYWNTPDHKAVGRAVLDAAGDAGNRWIFPELIEQGLEPWDGVRWVAVAGSATPTHAVDAGPGLERSIKSLLEHKAYIEVLTEQDPEEYVRTFLTGNAQQAAARFGGRPAVAFEVFPR, from the coding sequence ATGACCGAACAACCTGATCAGCAGCCCGCCTTGCAGCCCATGCCCGCCGACTGGACGCGGGCCCTCGCGGTGGTCGCGCACCCCGACGACCTGGAGTACGGGTGCGCCGCGGCCATCGCGCACTGGACGGACGGGGGCCGTGAATTCGTCTACCTCCTCGCCACGCGGGGCGAGGCCGGCATCGACAGCATCGCCCCCGCCGAGTGCGGCCCGCTGCGCGAGGCGGAGCAGCGGGCGAGCGCCGCGGTCGTCGGCGTCTCCGAGGTGGAGTTCCTCGACTACCACGACGGCGTCATCGAGTACGGCCTCGACCTGCGCCGGGACATCGCCGCGGCCATCAGGCGGCACCGGCCCGAGCTGATCGTCACCCTCAACCACCGTGACACGTGGGGCGGCGCGCAGGGCGGCGGCTACTGGAACACCCCCGACCACAAGGCCGTCGGCCGGGCCGTGCTGGACGCAGCCGGTGACGCCGGGAACCGCTGGATCTTCCCGGAGCTCATCGAGCAGGGCCTGGAGCCGTGGGACGGCGTGCGCTGGGTCGCGGTGGCCGGATCCGCCACCCCGACGCACGCGGTCGACGCCGGCCCGGGGCTGGAGCGTTCGATCAAGTCCCTGCTGGAGCACAAGGCGTACATCGAGGTGCTCACGGAACAGGACCCCGAGGAGTACGTCCGTACCTTCCTCACCGGGAACGCCCAGCAGGCCGCGGCCCGCTTCGGCGGGCGTCCGGCCGTGGCGTTCGAGGTCTTCCCCCGCTGA
- a CDS encoding MBL fold metallo-hydrolase, producing the protein MDRHGQVVALLDATGIFFEPARTAFPGADEAAWERAGRLDPGAAGPDGSWALAFRCFAVARPGGRWLLVDAGVGPAQSPAAAWAPVPGRLPDALAAAGIAPADVEAVVLTHLHEDHAGWASGIDGEPFFPAARYIVQRAEVAALDRADPVWDWTVAPLRASGRLHEVDGVHRPAPGITLLPTPGHTPGHQSVLVDQGAGARDVVVTGDVLVHAVQLGDPAVPYSHERDRRTARASREDLLALARRRGALLATAHLTRAFVEPPAETTPGRRP; encoded by the coding sequence ATGGACCGTCATGGGCAGGTGGTGGCGTTGCTCGACGCCACGGGGATCTTCTTCGAGCCGGCCCGCACCGCTTTCCCCGGGGCGGACGAGGCGGCCTGGGAGCGGGCCGGGCGGCTGGATCCCGGCGCGGCCGGGCCCGACGGGTCCTGGGCGCTCGCCTTCAGGTGCTTCGCGGTCGCCCGGCCCGGCGGCCGCTGGCTGCTGGTGGACGCCGGGGTCGGGCCGGCGCAGTCCCCCGCCGCCGCGTGGGCACCGGTGCCGGGGCGGCTGCCGGACGCCCTCGCGGCGGCCGGAATCGCTCCGGCCGACGTGGAGGCGGTGGTCCTGACCCACCTGCACGAGGACCACGCGGGCTGGGCGTCGGGGATCGACGGGGAGCCCTTCTTCCCGGCGGCCCGGTACATCGTCCAGCGCGCGGAGGTGGCCGCGCTGGACCGGGCGGACCCGGTGTGGGACTGGACGGTGGCTCCGCTCCGGGCGAGCGGGCGGCTGCACGAGGTGGACGGCGTCCACCGGCCCGCCCCCGGCATCACCCTGCTGCCGACGCCCGGCCACACCCCGGGGCACCAGTCGGTGCTGGTGGACCAGGGTGCCGGGGCCCGGGACGTGGTGGTCACCGGGGACGTACTGGTGCACGCGGTCCAGCTGGGCGACCCGGCGGTGCCGTACTCCCACGAGCGCGACCGGCGGACCGCCCGGGCCTCCCGGGAGGACCTGCTGGCGCTGGCCCGGCGGCGCGGTGCCCTGCTGGCCACCGCGCACCTGACCCGCGCGTTCGTGGAGCCGCCCGCAGAGACGACGCCGGGCCGGCGCCCCTGA
- a CDS encoding alpha/beta fold hydrolase, with protein sequence MAHSYRQPGTVLTDHRFAVPLDHARPDGERIELYAREVVAAGKDPETLPWLLYLEGGPGFGARRFIGRQAWLQRALAEYRVLLLDQRGTGRSTPVNRQTLPLRGTPDRQAEYLAHFRADSIVRDAEAIRPGLTGGAPWTVLGQSFGGFCATHYLSTAPEGLTAALITGGLPSLTATADAVYQAAFPRIERKNRAHYARYPMDVERARRIAAHLAEHPAELPGGHRLTVEGFQSLGILLGGGDGSHQLHYLLEDAFVTTPGGPALSDAFLESARSLLSFAGHPLYALVHEAIYAQDPATPTAWAAERVRADHPRFDAGKTLAGDEPLLFSGETIHPWHFTTDPSLAPLRETAELLAARTGWQPLYDPARLAANEVPVAAAVYHDDMYVDTAHSLETARSIRGLRTWVTDEFEHDGVRAGGTRVLDRLLSLVRDEA encoded by the coding sequence ATCGCACACAGCTACCGCCAGCCCGGCACGGTCCTCACCGACCACCGGTTCGCCGTCCCCCTGGACCACGCCCGCCCGGACGGGGAGCGGATCGAGCTGTACGCCCGCGAGGTCGTGGCCGCCGGCAAGGACCCCGAGACGCTGCCGTGGCTGCTCTACCTGGAGGGGGGTCCGGGCTTCGGAGCCCGCCGCTTCATCGGCCGCCAGGCCTGGCTGCAGCGCGCCCTGGCCGAGTACCGGGTGCTGCTCCTCGACCAGCGCGGAACCGGCCGCTCCACCCCGGTGAACCGGCAGACCCTGCCCCTGCGGGGCACCCCCGACCGGCAGGCGGAGTACCTCGCCCACTTCCGTGCCGATTCCATCGTGCGCGACGCCGAGGCCATCCGCCCCGGCCTGACCGGCGGCGCGCCCTGGACCGTGCTCGGGCAGAGCTTCGGCGGCTTCTGCGCGACCCACTACCTCTCCACCGCCCCCGAGGGCCTGACCGCCGCCCTGATCACCGGCGGCCTCCCGTCCCTCACCGCCACCGCCGACGCGGTGTACCAGGCGGCGTTCCCCCGCATCGAGCGCAAGAACCGGGCCCACTACGCCCGGTACCCGATGGACGTCGAACGCGCCCGCCGGATCGCCGCCCATCTCGCGGAGCACCCGGCCGAACTCCCCGGCGGCCACCGCCTCACCGTCGAGGGATTCCAGTCCCTCGGCATCCTCCTCGGCGGCGGCGACGGCAGCCACCAGCTCCACTACCTGCTGGAGGACGCCTTCGTGACGACCCCCGGGGGACCCGCCCTCTCCGACGCCTTCCTGGAGAGCGCCCGCTCCCTGCTCTCCTTCGCCGGGCACCCGCTCTACGCGCTGGTCCACGAGGCGATCTACGCCCAGGACCCCGCCACGCCCACCGCCTGGGCCGCCGAGCGGGTGCGTGCGGACCACCCGCGCTTCGACGCGGGCAAGACGCTCGCCGGTGACGAGCCGCTGCTCTTCAGCGGCGAGACCATCCACCCCTGGCACTTCACCACCGACCCGTCCCTCGCCCCGCTGCGCGAGACCGCGGAACTCCTGGCCGCCCGTACCGGCTGGCAGCCGCTCTACGACCCGGCGCGCCTGGCCGCCAACGAGGTGCCGGTGGCCGCCGCCGTCTACCACGACGACATGTACGTGGACACCGCGCACTCGCTGGAGACGGCCCGCTCCATCCGGGGCCTGCGCACCTGGGTGACGGACGAGTTCGAGCACGACGGCGTCCGCGCCGGCGGCACCCGCGTCCTGGACCGGCTGCTGTCCCTCGTCCGCGACGAGGCCTGA
- a CDS encoding S-(hydroxymethyl)mycothiol dehydrogenase gives MTHRVRGVIARSKGAPVETTTILVPDPGPGEALVRVQACGVCHTDLHYREGGINDEFPFLLGHEAAGVVESVGADVTSVAPGDFVILNWRAVCGTCRACKRGRPWYCFATHNATQPMTLEDGTPLSPALGIGAFAEKTLVAAGQCTKVDPAAAPAAAGLLGCGVMAGLGAALNTGNVGRGDSVAVIGCGGVGNAAVAGARLAGASKIIAVDLDDRKLEWARGLGATHTVNGRTDDVVKAIQGLTGGNGADVVIDAVGRPETYQQAFYARDLAGTVVLVGVPTPEMKLELPLLDVFGRGGALKSSWYGDCLPERDFPLLIDLYLQGRLDLDAFVSETIPLDGVEDAFARMERGEVLRSVVEF, from the coding sequence GTGACGCATCGCGTACGAGGGGTCATCGCCCGGAGCAAGGGCGCACCGGTGGAGACGACGACGATCCTCGTGCCCGACCCGGGACCCGGCGAGGCCCTCGTCCGGGTGCAGGCCTGCGGGGTCTGCCACACCGACCTGCATTACCGCGAGGGCGGCATCAACGACGAGTTCCCCTTCCTCCTCGGCCACGAGGCCGCCGGAGTCGTCGAATCGGTCGGCGCGGACGTCACCTCCGTGGCCCCCGGCGACTTCGTGATCCTGAACTGGCGCGCGGTGTGCGGCACCTGTCGCGCCTGCAAGCGCGGCCGCCCCTGGTACTGCTTCGCCACGCACAACGCCACGCAGCCGATGACGCTGGAGGACGGCACCCCGCTCTCCCCGGCCCTCGGCATCGGCGCCTTCGCCGAGAAGACCCTGGTCGCGGCCGGACAGTGCACCAAGGTGGACCCGGCCGCCGCCCCGGCCGCCGCCGGACTTCTCGGCTGCGGCGTGATGGCAGGCCTCGGCGCCGCCCTGAACACCGGCAACGTCGGCCGCGGCGACTCCGTCGCCGTCATCGGCTGCGGGGGAGTGGGCAACGCGGCCGTGGCCGGAGCCCGGCTGGCCGGCGCCTCGAAGATCATCGCGGTGGACCTGGACGACCGGAAGCTGGAGTGGGCCCGCGGCCTGGGGGCCACGCACACCGTCAACGGGCGCACGGACGACGTGGTCAAGGCGATCCAGGGCCTCACCGGCGGCAACGGCGCGGACGTGGTCATCGACGCCGTGGGCCGCCCCGAGACGTACCAGCAGGCCTTCTACGCGCGCGACCTCGCCGGGACCGTGGTCCTGGTGGGCGTGCCGACCCCGGAGATGAAGCTCGAACTCCCGCTCCTCGACGTCTTCGGCCGCGGCGGCGCCCTGAAGTCCTCCTGGTACGGGGACTGCCTGCCCGAGCGCGACTTCCCGCTGCTCATCGACCTCTACCTGCAGGGCAGGCTCGACCTGGACGCCTTCGTCTCCGAGACCATCCCGCTCGACGGCGTCGAGGACGCCTTCGCCCGGATGGAACGCGGCGAGGTCCTCCGCTCGGTCGTCGAGTTCTGA
- a CDS encoding LysR family transcriptional regulator, which translates to MLDVRRLRLLRELARRGTIAAVAEALAFSPSAVSQQLGVLEREAGLPLLERTGRRVRLTPAGQNLVRHAEAVLERLEQADADLAEARGGLAGALRIGAFPTATRAIVPAALIALARLHPGLEPMVSETDPAAVAHALRAGDLDVALVHAYDFVPAEPEPGLATEPLYGEAMYLAAPASEAPGPSGEPDQGAVLRTHARAPWITATPGTLCHAMTVRACQAAGFTPRVRHQVDEFATVLALVAAGQGVAVVPQLGITGPADPAVRLTRLLMERRTNLAFRSGAGAHPAVAAFGTALRAAVPPDLAGSRAVR; encoded by the coding sequence ATGCTCGATGTACGACGCCTGCGCCTGCTGCGCGAACTCGCCCGCCGCGGCACCATCGCCGCCGTGGCCGAGGCCCTCGCCTTCAGCCCTTCGGCGGTCTCCCAGCAGCTCGGCGTCCTCGAACGGGAGGCCGGCCTGCCCCTGCTGGAGCGCACCGGCCGCCGGGTCCGCCTCACCCCGGCCGGCCAGAACCTGGTCCGGCACGCCGAGGCCGTCCTCGAACGGCTGGAGCAGGCCGACGCCGACCTTGCCGAGGCGCGCGGGGGCCTGGCCGGGGCCCTGCGGATCGGCGCCTTCCCGACCGCCACCCGGGCCATCGTCCCGGCCGCGCTGATCGCCCTCGCCCGGCTCCACCCGGGGCTGGAGCCGATGGTCTCGGAGACCGACCCGGCGGCGGTGGCCCACGCCCTGCGGGCCGGGGACCTGGACGTGGCCCTGGTGCACGCGTACGACTTCGTACCCGCCGAGCCCGAGCCGGGACTGGCCACCGAACCGCTCTACGGCGAGGCGATGTACCTGGCCGCGCCCGCCTCCGAGGCGCCCGGCCCGTCCGGGGAACCGGACCAGGGCGCGGTCCTGCGTACGCACGCCCGGGCACCCTGGATCACCGCCACCCCCGGCACGCTCTGCCACGCCATGACCGTCCGGGCCTGCCAGGCCGCCGGCTTCACCCCCCGAGTCCGCCACCAGGTCGACGAGTTCGCCACCGTGCTCGCCCTCGTCGCGGCGGGCCAGGGCGTGGCCGTCGTACCGCAGCTCGGGATCACGGGCCCGGCCGATCCGGCGGTACGCCTCACCCGCCTGCTCATGGAGCGCCGTACCAACCTCGCCTTCCGCAGCGGAGCCGGCGCCCACCCGGCCGTGGCCGCCTTCGGGACGGCACTTCGCGCCGCCGTACCACCGGATCTGGCCGGGTCGCGCGCCGTGAGGTGA
- a CDS encoding dihydrodipicolinate synthase family protein, whose translation MAQDIAQGIAQTFPLHGIHVPLVTPFTRAGGVAAEALEALAHEVLDAGATGIVALGTTAETAGLDEAERDLVTSVCARVCGERGAPLTVGAGAGGTRAAEASLTRLTRWPEARAALVTVPPFVRPSAAGVLAHFARLSEVSPVPLIVYHIPYRTGQPLDAAALRALGELPGVTGVKYAGGGIGEDAVALLGDLPAGFGVLAGDDVYLSPLLALGAVGGILASAHLATDRFTELAAAWRAGDAARARPLGHALARMSAAAFAEPNPAVIKGVLHAQGRIPSPDVRLPLLPASRGAVAAVTAALERLA comes from the coding sequence ATGGCACAGGACATCGCACAGGGCATCGCACAGACCTTCCCGCTGCACGGGATCCACGTACCGCTCGTCACCCCCTTCACCCGCGCCGGAGGCGTCGCCGCCGAGGCGCTGGAGGCGCTGGCCCACGAGGTGCTCGACGCGGGTGCGACCGGGATCGTCGCGCTCGGCACCACCGCGGAGACCGCCGGACTCGACGAGGCGGAGCGCGACCTCGTCACGTCGGTGTGCGCCCGCGTCTGCGGCGAGCGGGGCGCGCCGCTGACCGTCGGCGCGGGGGCGGGCGGCACCCGGGCCGCCGAGGCCTCGCTGACCCGGCTGACGCGGTGGCCCGAAGCGCGGGCGGCGCTGGTGACCGTGCCGCCCTTCGTGCGGCCCTCGGCCGCCGGGGTGCTGGCGCACTTCGCGCGGCTGTCCGAGGTGAGCCCCGTACCGCTGATCGTTTATCACATCCCCTACCGCACGGGGCAGCCGCTGGACGCGGCCGCGCTGCGGGCGCTCGGGGAGCTGCCGGGGGTCACCGGGGTGAAGTACGCGGGCGGTGGCATCGGCGAGGACGCGGTGGCGCTGCTCGGTGACCTGCCGGCCGGGTTCGGGGTGCTGGCCGGTGACGACGTGTACCTGTCACCGCTGCTGGCGCTGGGCGCGGTGGGCGGGATCCTGGCCTCGGCGCATCTGGCGACGGACCGTTTCACGGAGCTCGCCGCGGCCTGGCGGGCGGGCGACGCGGCCCGGGCGCGGCCGCTGGGGCACGCGCTGGCCCGGATGTCGGCGGCCGCCTTCGCCGAGCCCAATCCGGCGGTGATCAAGGGCGTCCTGCACGCCCAGGGGCGGATCCCGTCCCCGGACGTCCGGCTGCCCCTGCTGCCGGCCTCGCGGGGGGCGGTGGCGGCCGTGACGGCGGCCCTGGAGCGGCTGGCGTGA
- a CDS encoding transglycosylase SLT domain-containing protein: MPAKGKHRRPKQYRITRKLALAGTGGAALTLPLISATTAGAAETAAAPTTYSVVAGDTLSEIAADHSLSGGWQQLYAANRSVIGDNPSIIRPGIKLKLGTPAETERASRSAARTTLKPAAQPAAKPAAKPATAYPNNLDGWIRESLAVMAKHGIPGSYNGIHRNVMRESSGNPLAINNWDINAQNGIPSKGLLQVIDPTFRAYHVPGTSQNSYDPVANITAACNYAAARYGSIDNVNGAY; encoded by the coding sequence ATGCCTGCAAAGGGTAAGCACCGTCGGCCGAAGCAGTACCGGATCACCCGCAAGCTGGCTCTCGCCGGCACCGGTGGCGCGGCCCTCACTCTCCCGTTGATCAGCGCGACCACCGCCGGGGCGGCGGAGACGGCCGCCGCCCCCACGACGTATTCCGTGGTCGCGGGCGACACCCTTTCGGAGATCGCGGCGGACCATTCCCTGAGCGGCGGCTGGCAGCAGCTCTACGCGGCGAACCGGAGCGTCATCGGCGACAACCCGTCGATCATCCGGCCCGGCATCAAACTGAAGCTCGGCACCCCGGCGGAGACCGAACGTGCGAGCAGGTCCGCCGCCCGGACCACCCTCAAGCCCGCCGCCCAGCCCGCTGCCAAGCCGGCCGCGAAGCCCGCGACCGCCTACCCGAACAATCTCGACGGGTGGATCCGCGAGTCCCTCGCCGTCATGGCCAAGCACGGTATTCCCGGCTCCTACAACGGAATTCACCGCAATGTGATGCGGGAGTCCTCGGGCAATCCGCTGGCGATCAACAACTGGGACATCAACGCCCAGAACGGGATCCCGTCCAAGGGGCTGCTCCAGGTCATCGATCCGACCTTCCGCGCCTACCACGTGCCCGGCACCTCGCAGAACTCCTACGACCCGGTCGCCAACATCACCGCCGCCTGCAACTACGCGGCCGCGCGGTACGGCTCGATCGACAACGTCAACGGGGCCTACTAG
- a CDS encoding phytoene/squalene synthase family protein — MPSWRTTLTGAGISGPRLRDDYTHAARRVLRREPAPYLALRLLAAPPLVPALAAGLAFMNLVDDVAETGTPQQRAAGLAALSERVEAALTSGDSPDPLLRAYAHAVDARGLPPHWVSRFLKGAATAEAGFDGFAAEEDFQAYLDAYAWPGVLVFTGLQYQGGPDPEQAAGWRRFVDAAQRVDFLADLREDLADGRLCIPRARLDEHAVTRADLEQARDTPAVRALLAAECRRARTALDATHGILGLAEPGLRPVIATMTELMAHQLTAVERAGVTALRRDIGYGLAAPLRILVRAARHRPV; from the coding sequence ATGCCCAGCTGGCGCACCACCCTCACGGGGGCCGGCATTTCCGGCCCCCGGCTGCGCGACGACTACACCCACGCCGCGCGCCGGGTGCTCCGCCGCGAGCCCGCCCCGTACCTGGCGCTGCGGCTGCTCGCCGCGCCGCCGCTGGTGCCCGCCCTCGCCGCAGGTCTCGCCTTCATGAACCTGGTCGACGACGTCGCCGAGACCGGTACCCCGCAGCAACGGGCGGCCGGTCTCGCCGCGTTGTCCGAGCGGGTGGAGGCGGCCCTGACGTCCGGGGACAGCCCCGACCCGCTTCTGCGGGCCTACGCGCACGCGGTGGACGCCCGCGGCCTGCCCCCGCACTGGGTCTCCCGCTTCCTGAAGGGCGCGGCCACTGCCGAGGCGGGCTTCGACGGCTTCGCCGCGGAGGAGGACTTCCAGGCCTACCTCGACGCCTACGCGTGGCCCGGGGTGCTGGTCTTCACCGGACTGCAGTACCAGGGCGGCCCCGACCCGGAGCAGGCCGCGGGCTGGCGGAGGTTCGTCGACGCCGCCCAGCGCGTGGACTTCCTCGCCGATCTCCGCGAGGACCTCGCGGACGGCCGGCTCTGCATCCCGCGCGCCCGGCTCGACGAGCATGCGGTGACCCGCGCCGACCTGGAACAGGCCCGCGACACCCCGGCCGTGCGCGCTCTGCTGGCCGCCGAGTGCCGGCGTGCCCGTACGGCCCTGGACGCCACCCACGGCATCCTCGGCCTCGCCGAACCCGGGCTGCGTCCCGTCATCGCGACCATGACGGAGCTGATGGCGCACCAGCTGACCGCCGTGGAGCGGGCGGGGGTGACCGCCCTGCGGCGGGACATCGGCTACGGCCTGGCGGCGCCCCTGCGGATCCTCGTCCGCGCCGCCCGGCATCGCCCGGTGTGA
- a CDS encoding serine/threonine-protein kinase yields MDTSEAGRQLIDGRFELVAPLGSGGMGTVWRARDIALHREVALKEVRPPDPATAAAQPGLADQMRERAVREARALARLAHPHVVTIHHIVEPTEGTDGHPWIVMEMVRGGSLHDRLESGPMPPADVVRLGLDVLSALRAAHAEGILHRDVKPANVLLRPDGSAVLTDFGIAALHDSTGLTATGVLIGSPEYIAPERVRGEEGLAASDLWSLGMLLYVAAEGTNPLRRATSLATVVAVLDEPIPAPVRSGPLAPVLERLLVRDPAARPDGAQLEQLLRAASAAFGSGYGAPGAAPAVSAPAVSTPGAPAAPGVPGQYGPYGGPYGSPTPPPFGQGASPYAAPTTPVGLAPAARRRPALIGAVLTVVLAAAVVGIVQLMPDGKSGDDDAADSRATRPAVATAGGTPASTPAAKASASKAGTARGSMLTPENIRIALDALKEKTGTTTFVDLKVYEGYVLAKIPTAPGAETVDAWQYRDGAARRTGPDGTVGEGKPLIDMAAVNWDALPSLFEQTKKESGVEKPTMTYVVVEPWMMDQVPCMRPYLIDEYGRGGYALAGVDGKVKKVTKF; encoded by the coding sequence ATGGATACGAGTGAGGCCGGCAGACAGCTGATCGACGGCCGTTTCGAGCTGGTCGCACCGCTAGGCAGCGGCGGCATGGGTACGGTGTGGCGCGCCCGCGACATCGCCCTGCACCGCGAGGTCGCGCTCAAGGAGGTGCGCCCGCCGGACCCGGCCACCGCCGCCGCCCAGCCGGGCCTCGCGGACCAGATGCGCGAACGCGCCGTCCGCGAGGCCCGCGCCCTCGCCCGTCTCGCCCACCCCCACGTGGTGACGATCCACCACATCGTCGAGCCCACGGAGGGCACGGACGGGCACCCGTGGATCGTCATGGAGATGGTCCGGGGCGGGTCCCTGCACGACCGCCTGGAGTCCGGCCCCATGCCGCCCGCCGACGTGGTGCGGCTCGGCCTCGACGTGCTGTCCGCGCTGCGCGCCGCCCACGCCGAGGGGATCCTGCACCGCGACGTGAAGCCCGCCAACGTGTTGCTGCGCCCCGACGGGTCGGCCGTGCTGACCGACTTCGGCATCGCCGCGCTGCACGACTCCACCGGACTCACCGCGACCGGCGTGCTGATCGGCTCCCCGGAGTACATCGCGCCCGAGCGGGTCCGCGGGGAGGAGGGGCTGGCCGCCTCCGACCTGTGGTCGCTCGGCATGCTCCTCTACGTGGCCGCCGAGGGGACCAACCCGCTGCGCCGGGCCACCAGCCTGGCGACGGTCGTCGCCGTGCTCGACGAGCCGATCCCGGCGCCCGTGCGCTCCGGCCCGCTGGCACCCGTACTGGAACGGCTGCTCGTACGGGACCCGGCCGCCCGGCCCGACGGGGCCCAGCTGGAACAACTGCTCCGGGCCGCGAGCGCCGCTTTCGGATCCGGCTACGGGGCGCCGGGCGCCGCGCCGGCCGTCTCCGCACCGGCGGTCTCCACGCCGGGCGCACCGGCCGCGCCCGGCGTCCCGGGTCAGTACGGCCCGTACGGCGGCCCGTACGGATCGCCCACCCCGCCGCCGTTCGGCCAGGGCGCTTCCCCCTACGCGGCTCCCACCACGCCCGTCGGGCTGGCCCCCGCAGCGCGCAGGCGCCCGGCTCTGATCGGCGCCGTGCTGACCGTGGTGCTGGCGGCCGCGGTGGTCGGGATCGTCCAGTTGATGCCCGACGGGAAGTCCGGGGACGACGACGCGGCCGACTCCCGCGCCACCCGGCCCGCCGTTGCCACCGCGGGCGGTACCCCGGCTTCCACCCCCGCTGCGAAGGCGAGTGCGTCCAAGGCCGGCACGGCCCGCGGCAGCATGCTCACCCCGGAGAACATCCGGATCGCCCTGGACGCGCTCAAGGAGAAGACCGGCACCACCACCTTCGTGGACCTCAAGGTCTACGAGGGCTACGTTCTCGCCAAGATCCCCACCGCACCCGGCGCCGAGACCGTCGACGCCTGGCAGTACCGTGACGGCGCCGCCCGGCGCACGGGCCCGGACGGCACCGTCGGGGAGGGCAAGCCGCTCATCGACATGGCCGCGGTCAACTGGGACGCGCTGCCCAGCCTGTTCGAGCAGACCAAGAAGGAGTCGGGCGTCGAGAAGCCGACCATGACCTATGTGGTCGTCGAGCCCTGGATGATGGACCAGGTCCCCTGCATGCGGCCCTACCTCATCGACGAGTACGGTCGCGGCGGCTATGCGCTCGCCGGTGTCGACGGCAAGGTCAAGAAGGTCACCAAGTTCTGA